One window from the genome of Malacoplasma penetrans HF-2 encodes:
- the ispG gene encoding flavodoxin-dependent (E)-4-hydroxy-3-methylbut-2-enyl-diphosphate synthase: MYKTIREKTKAVYVGNVQIGGNNKVVIQSMTTTKTHDVEKTVAQVKELVREGCELVRIAVLDDEDAAAFGEVVKNSPCPIIADIHFNPLYAIKAIESGAAKVRLNPGNIKDEEQLRKIIDLANKKNIPIRVGVNSGSLPMDLMKSHGVTADAMMIAVKRYINLFESNGFNNIVVSLKATNVLLAIEAYKKAAMEFNYPLHIGITEAGSLFNGTIKSAAGLGVLLHEGIGNTIRISLTGDPLSEVKVCKKLLNSLGLYDNLVDIISCPTCGRLNFDLNPVVKEIEKFTRKMNFPLKVAILGCAVNGPGEAKEADIGIAGGNGTGIIFANGKAIKSVPEDQLVDELKKLISIKYKEYLDSKKDK, from the coding sequence ATGTACAAAACAATTAGAGAAAAAACAAAAGCAGTTTATGTTGGTAATGTTCAAATTGGTGGAAATAACAAAGTAGTTATCCAATCAATGACAACTACCAAAACTCATGATGTCGAAAAGACTGTTGCACAAGTAAAGGAATTAGTAAGAGAGGGCTGTGAGTTGGTAAGAATTGCAGTTTTAGATGATGAAGATGCAGCAGCTTTTGGTGAGGTTGTTAAAAATAGTCCATGTCCAATTATTGCAGATATTCACTTTAATCCTTTATATGCAATTAAAGCAATAGAATCTGGAGCTGCTAAAGTTAGGTTAAATCCAGGAAATATCAAAGATGAAGAACAACTAAGAAAAATTATTGATTTAGCAAATAAAAAAAATATCCCCATAAGAGTTGGTGTTAATAGTGGTTCTTTGCCAATGGATTTAATGAAGTCACATGGAGTAACAGCTGATGCAATGATGATTGCTGTGAAAAGATATATAAATTTATTTGAATCAAATGGTTTTAATAATATTGTGGTTTCTTTAAAAGCAACAAATGTATTATTAGCAATTGAAGCATATAAAAAAGCAGCTATGGAATTTAATTATCCATTGCATATAGGGATTACAGAAGCTGGTTCATTATTTAATGGAACTATTAAATCTGCTGCAGGTCTAGGAGTGTTATTGCATGAAGGGATTGGAAACACAATCAGAATCTCATTAACAGGTGATCCTTTGAGTGAAGTAAAAGTATGTAAAAAATTACTGAATTCATTGGGTTTGTATGATAATTTAGTGGATATAATTTCATGTCCAACTTGTGGAAGATTAAATTTTGATTTGAATCCAGTTGTTAAAGAAATAGAAAAATTCACTAGAAAAATGAACTTCCCACTAAAAGTAGCAATTTTAGGTTGTGCAGTAAATGGTCCAGGCGAAGCAAAAGAAGCTGATATTGGAATAGCTGGTGGAAATGGAACAGGGATTATTTTTGCTAATGGAAAAGCTATTAAATCAGTTCCTGAAGATCAATTAGTAGATGAATTAAAAAAATTAATTTCAATAAAATATAAAGAGTATTTAGATAGTAAAAAGGATAAATAA
- the ytpR gene encoding YtpR family tRNA-binding protein: MINIFYNKTTLKDTMLVSVSMKKPNITKNHKDVFTALYKDEELVGINIFNVSKHIKLNDGMILANKQILDFILKITKINLSKYEDKNFVVGEIVKLEPIPNTHLNYCDVDVKDKVLKVVCGAANAKQNLKVVVAMINTFMPDGKPIIKNSIQGKESFGMLCSAKELNMPHDNKKGIIELNNSYQVGELFVEPFSNK, encoded by the coding sequence ATGATTAACATTTTTTATAACAAGACAACATTAAAAGACACTATGTTGGTTTCAGTTTCTATGAAAAAACCAAACATTACTAAGAACCATAAAGATGTATTTACAGCATTATATAAAGATGAAGAATTAGTTGGTATTAATATTTTTAATGTTAGTAAACACATTAAATTAAACGATGGGATGATATTAGCGAATAAACAAATATTAGATTTTATTTTAAAAATAACAAAAATTAATCTATCTAAATATGAAGATAAAAATTTTGTTGTAGGTGAAATTGTAAAATTAGAACCTATCCCTAACACTCATTTAAATTATTGTGATGTAGATGTTAAAGATAAAGTATTAAAAGTAGTTTGTGGTGCTGCAAATGCTAAACAAAATTTAAAAGTGGTTGTTGCTATGATAAATACTTTTATGCCAGATGGTAAACCTATTATTAAAAATAGTATTCAAGGTAAAGAATCTTTTGGAATGTTATGTAGTGCAAAAGAACTTAATATGCCTCATGACAATAAAAAAGGTATTATTGAATTAAACAATTCATATCAAGTTGGAGAATTATTTGTAGAACCTTTCTCAAATAAATAA
- a CDS encoding nicotinate phosphoribosyltransferase, whose product MKLKINFKFDEKIKTGDFSAKYFLVSKKILEQQNNNNTSLLRFTHFNNNVMVAGVEEVLQLIKFALPEQDYQKIKIYYLEDGTITNAYDPVLAIEGDYKIFGFLENIIDGILSRRSSVATNAYNFVNLIGSNKIIYMADRTDDYSLQAYDGYSAYIGGIRKFVTNESVSFLKESNINDYQVLGTIPHALIQQHNGDLSQTLKSFTQVYPNSPVIGLIDFHNDCLGEIEKLKENNIEKLDYVRIDTSKKLIDKSLQHIFHLSKDESLYGVNKYLIQKVRDKLDQLGYTQTKIIISSSINLDMIRNYEFEKSPIDLYGVGKSFININVNYTGDLVKLNGQYFSKEGRSKNIDDLLSKMKTIN is encoded by the coding sequence ATGAAACTAAAAATAAACTTTAAATTTGATGAAAAAATAAAAACTGGTGACTTTTCTGCAAAATACTTTTTAGTATCTAAAAAAATATTAGAACAACAAAATAACAACAACACCTCATTATTAAGATTCACACACTTTAATAACAATGTGATGGTAGCTGGTGTTGAAGAAGTTTTACAATTAATTAAATTTGCATTACCAGAACAAGATTATCAAAAAATAAAAATTTATTACCTTGAAGATGGAACAATTACAAATGCATATGATCCTGTATTAGCAATTGAAGGTGATTATAAAATTTTTGGATTTTTAGAAAATATTATTGATGGTATTTTATCTAGAAGAAGTTCAGTAGCAACAAATGCCTACAATTTTGTTAATTTAATTGGTTCAAACAAAATTATTTATATGGCTGATAGAACTGATGATTATTCATTACAAGCATATGATGGATATAGTGCTTATATTGGTGGAATAAGAAAATTTGTAACTAATGAGAGTGTTAGTTTTTTAAAAGAATCAAATATTAATGATTATCAAGTATTAGGAACAATCCCACACGCTTTAATTCAACAACATAATGGTGATCTAAGCCAAACATTAAAATCATTTACTCAAGTTTATCCAAATTCCCCAGTAATTGGTTTAATTGATTTTCATAATGATTGTTTAGGTGAAATTGAAAAACTTAAAGAAAATAATATTGAAAAATTAGATTATGTAAGAATTGATACTTCTAAAAAATTAATAGATAAATCTTTACAACATATTTTTCACTTATCAAAAGATGAATCATTATATGGTGTTAACAAATACTTAATACAAAAAGTAAGAGATAAACTAGATCAATTAGGTTACACACAAACAAAAATCATAATTTCTTCATCTATCAATTTAGATATGATTAGAAATTATGAATTTGAGAAATCACCAATTGATTTATATGGTGTTGGTAAATCATTTATTAATATTAATGTAAACTACACAGGTGACTTAGTAAAACTTAATGGACAATATTTTTCAAAAGAGGGAAGATCTAAAAATATTGATGATTTGTTAAGTAAAATGAAAACAATTAACTAG
- a CDS encoding ribonuclease J: MSKITFFPLGGMDENEKACYVLEIDGDFYLINLGISVPVYKVLGIKKIIPYMEWVKKNEKNIKGIFVGNASHRNIGAIQYCYNYIKNIPIFTSKLGAVVLKAHFNKKSMQKFSDFKPLQIKTLDSLKTVSVGKIKVTPFRVTSSIPDTYGFIISTGEENIIYIDEFIINSANNNAFLNDINKLSLLTYKQNNLVLINNVGNVDKNPGFTSPNHKTKSFYNDLLTRKNDRRIIVACYYHDVHTILTLAQIAKERKLPFVIYNPVFISMFNEIVANKYFDSSNLPMLPINKINQIEKGIVVVSSTPDRLLSKLLSISNDEDDILTLKKNDTVVLGFKVESGFEKAQAEILDAYAQINVDITTIPKTILSMEASEEDHKFLVSLIKPKYIIPTLGMYYQVVKYKSVLRDIGFNPDNVIAMSNGDTANFFKGNYIPNKKKIDIHEMYVGSQGILSEGENIFQERRIMSESGIIFCSLKITNKDNVFELTNFELLPYAVLPEETETKQFFEKLNEDVSNLVSSTLKDAKTFDSKELKSIVKKYIAKQVDKNYEKNPVVIVSIC, translated from the coding sequence ATGAGTAAAATTACTTTTTTTCCATTAGGTGGAATGGATGAAAATGAAAAAGCTTGTTATGTTTTAGAGATTGATGGTGATTTTTACCTTATTAATTTAGGGATATCTGTACCTGTTTACAAGGTATTAGGAATTAAAAAAATCATTCCTTATATGGAATGAGTTAAAAAGAATGAAAAAAATATTAAAGGTATTTTTGTAGGTAATGCAAGCCACAGAAATATAGGAGCAATTCAGTATTGTTACAACTATATTAAAAACATTCCAATCTTTACATCAAAACTAGGGGCTGTAGTATTAAAAGCACACTTTAATAAAAAAAGTATGCAAAAGTTTTCAGACTTTAAACCACTTCAAATAAAAACTTTAGATTCATTAAAAACAGTCAGTGTTGGAAAAATTAAAGTAACTCCATTTAGGGTTACAAGTTCTATTCCTGATACATATGGTTTTATTATTTCAACTGGTGAAGAAAACATAATTTACATTGATGAATTTATTATTAATTCAGCTAATAACAATGCTTTTTTAAATGATATTAATAAGTTATCTTTATTAACTTATAAACAAAATAATTTAGTATTAATTAACAATGTAGGGAATGTTGATAAAAACCCAGGATTTACATCACCAAATCATAAAACTAAAAGTTTTTATAATGATTTATTAACTAGAAAAAATGATAGAAGAATTATTGTTGCTTGTTACTATCATGATGTTCATACAATTTTAACACTTGCTCAAATTGCGAAAGAAAGAAAACTTCCTTTCGTTATTTACAACCCTGTGTTTATTAGTATGTTTAATGAAATTGTTGCGAACAAATACTTTGATAGTTCAAACCTTCCAATGCTACCAATCAATAAAATTAATCAAATTGAAAAAGGGATTGTTGTGGTTTCTTCAACTCCAGATAGATTATTAAGCAAATTATTATCAATCAGTAATGATGAAGATGATATTTTAACTTTAAAGAAAAATGATACTGTTGTTTTAGGTTTCAAAGTTGAATCTGGTTTCGAAAAAGCACAAGCTGAAATTTTAGATGCTTATGCACAAATTAATGTAGATATCACAACTATTCCAAAAACTATTTTAAGTATGGAAGCATCAGAAGAAGATCATAAGTTCTTAGTATCTTTAATAAAACCAAAATATATTATTCCAACCCTTGGAATGTATTATCAAGTTGTTAAATATAAAAGTGTTTTAAGAGATATTGGATTTAACCCTGATAATGTAATTGCTATGAGCAATGGTGATACTGCAAATTTCTTTAAAGGAAACTATATTCCTAATAAAAAGAAAATTGATATTCATGAGATGTATGTTGGATCTCAAGGAATATTATCTGAAGGTGAAAACATCTTCCAAGAAAGAAGAATTATGTCAGAAAGTGGAATAATCTTCTGTTCATTAAAAATAACTAATAAAGATAATGTTTTTGAATTAACAAACTTTGAATTGTTACCATATGCAGTACTTCCTGAAGAAACTGAAACTAAACAATTCTTTGAAAAGTTAAATGAAGATGTTTCAAATCTTGTAAGCTCTACTCTTAAAGATGCAAAAACATTTGATTCTAAAGAATTAAAATCTATTGTTAAAAAGTACATTGCAAAACAAGTTGATAAAAACTATGAAAAAAATCCTGTAGTAATAGTTTCAATTTGCTAG
- the rnmV gene encoding ribonuclease M5 — protein sequence MLDSKKTISEVVIVEGKTDTAKLKSIFNVSTIETNGLSLSNKKINEIISISKKRGIILFLDPDLPGEKIRKKLMESLPEAKQCFIEKSDIKKGKKIGVAEASVKSIIKAFENITEFKKENKSLEWNDYIDLDLNSKNKRIFLCKKLNISYCNHKQLYKRLNMLNLTYTEVFNILNSNNKKNTF from the coding sequence ATGTTAGATTCTAAAAAAACAATTTCTGAAGTTGTTATTGTTGAAGGTAAAACAGACACTGCTAAATTAAAAAGTATTTTTAATGTTTCAACAATTGAAACTAACGGATTATCTTTATCAAATAAAAAAATAAATGAAATAATTTCTATTTCTAAAAAAAGAGGAATTATTCTTTTTTTAGACCCCGATTTACCAGGTGAAAAAATTAGAAAAAAATTAATGGAATCTTTACCTGAAGCTAAACAGTGTTTTATTGAAAAATCAGATATTAAAAAAGGTAAAAAAATTGGAGTAGCAGAAGCTAGTGTAAAAAGCATTATAAAAGCTTTTGAAAATATAACAGAATTTAAAAAAGAAAACAAATCTTTAGAGTGAAATGATTATATTGATTTAGATTTGAACTCTAAAAATAAAAGAATTTTCTTATGTAAAAAACTTAATATTTCCTACTGCAACCATAAACAATTGTATAAAAGATTAAATATGTTAAATCTAACTTATACTGAAGTTTTTAATATATTAAATAGCAATAATAAAAAAAATACTTTCTAG